A genome region from Anopheles stephensi strain Indian chromosome 2, UCI_ANSTEP_V1.0, whole genome shotgun sequence includes the following:
- the LOC118506814 gene encoding acyl-CoA desaturase: MAPNVSDSVATDTDPNASSVLKANTDKDTVWKRKHQPPGSGDSTINDQNNNSSSSTGSQSDNHCDHDTSVPFRAQIRWPDFFAQLFVHVGFLIGLYYLVTFRAKFYTYLWTLGLVWATGLGITAGAHRLWSHKSYKARWPLRVLLMFLFTICGQRDAYTWAHDHRVHHKYSETDADPHNAKRGFFFAHVGWVFLTPHPEVVAKRKIIDMSDLEADPIVMLQRRFYIPLFALLVIGLPVLVPWYWWDEQLAVAFWVCFTFRFTTTLNIAFFVNSVAHMFGNKPYDKSISPVENLAVAIAAMGEGWHNYHHVFPWDYKTSELGSYLFNVTTGFIDCFARVGWAYDRKSVPAEVVARRAAKCGDGTRFLTDEYAHQDAVWGYGDQDIPKEDMDAIVRTQR, translated from the exons ATGGCACCCAATGTGTCGGACAGTGTAGCGACAGACACCGACCCGAACGCGAGTTCCGTGCTGAAAGCAAACACGGACAAGGATACGGTTTGGAAGCGGAAACACCAGCCACCGGGCAGCGGCGACAGCACAATCAATGACCAGAATAataacagcagtagcagtacgGGCAGCCAGAGCGATAATCACTGTGATCATGACACGAGCGTACCCTTTCGGGCACAGATACGGTGGCCCGACTTTTTCGCCCAGCTGTTCGTGCACGTTGGCTTTCTGATTGGGCTCTACTATTTGGTGACATTCCGGGCCAAGTTTTACACATATTTATGGA CCTTGGGATTGGTGTGGGCTACCGGGTTGGGCATTACAGCCGGTGCCCATCGACTGTGGTCGCACAAATCATACAAAGCCCGTTGGCCTTTGAGGGTGCTGTTGATGTTTCTATTCACGATATGTGGACAG CGCGATGCGTACACGTGGGCCCACGATCATCGCGTCCACCACAAGTACTCGGAAACCGATGCCGATCCGCACAACGCCAAGCGgggttttttcttcgcccACGTGGGCTGGGTGTTTCTTACGCCGCATCCGGAGGTCGTCGCAAAGCGGAAAATCATCGACATGAGCGATCTCGAGGCGGATCCGATCGTTATGCTTCAGCGGCGCTTCTACATTCCACTGTTTGCACTGCTCGTAATCGGGCTTCCGGTGCTGGTGCCCTGGTACTGGTGGGACGAGCAGCTGGCCGTCGCATTCTGGGTGTGCTTCACGTTTCGCTTTACCACCACGCTCAACATTGCGTTCTTCGTGAACAGTGTGGCGCACATGTTTGGCAACAAACCGTACGATAAGAGCATCAGCCCGGTGGAGAATTTGGCCGTCGCTATTGCGGCGATGGGTGAGGGCTGGCACAACTATCATCACGTGTTTCCGTGGGACTACAAGACGAGCGAGCTGGGCAGCTATCTGTTTAACGTGACGACGGGCTTTATCGATTGCTTTGCGCGGGTCGGATGGGCTTACGATC GTAAATCAGTACCGGCAGAGGTTGTCGCTCGGCGTGCAGCCAAGTGTGGCGATGGAACTCGCTTCCTTACCGACGAGTACGCACACCAAGATGCCGTGTGGGGCTACGGCGATCAGGACATACCAAAGGAAGATATGGACGCTATAGTAAGGACTCAACGTTGA
- the LOC118506815 gene encoding acyl-CoA Delta(11) desaturase translates to MADHNENFAPNADLGGSAAHSKAQQPASTDSKPDPAQPSGSASVSSFSRDTKREASWPSVLFYIHLNILGVYGIFVLFSHTSLITCVFTFLLTLCGILGVTAGAHRLWAHRTYQATPLLRFTLMIFQTLAGQGSIYDWVRLHRLHHEKYRTVDDPYYSDKDFLHAQVFANIRKLSPKQEKLLATVDMSDLESDGIVMFQRRFYWLLYVVLFVLLPINAPLEYWGDTVQAAIFVAFSLRYLIVLNVSWLINSAHFVWGLDKSHKQSDSNMVFLVTKSYWPQYHYLLPFDYQSGEFGNYGSGCTTAFIRICAATGQATNLQTMTTEAVKRGLTMAVDSGKPIVECLKQAGAEDMCNLQREHYLQNERLH, encoded by the exons ATGGCCGATCACAATGAAAACTTTGCACCGAACGCGGACCTGGGAGGCTCGGCGGCTCACAGCAAGGCACAGCAGCCGGCCAGCACGGACTCGAAACCCGACCCAGCACAGCCGTCCGGATCCGCCAGTGTCAGTTCCTTCTCGAGGGACACAAAGCGAGAGGCGAGCTGGCCATCGGTACTGTTCTACATCCATCTCAACATTCTAGGCGTGTACGGAATattcgttttattttctcaCACCTCACTGATAACGTGTGTCTTCA CTTTCTTGCTCACATTATGCGGTATCTTGGGCGTTACGGCCGGGGCCCACCGTCTATGGGCGCATAGAACGTACCAGGCCACCCCATTGCTTCGCTTCACGCTGATGATCTTCCAAACGCTTGCCGGACAG GGCTCAATCTACGATTGGGTGCGCTTGCACCGGCTGCATCACGAGAAGTATCGCACCGTTGACGATCCTTACTACAGCGATAAGGACTTTCTGCACGCACAGGTGTTTGCCAACATTCGCAAACTAAGCCCGAAACAGGAGAAGCTGCTGGCAACGGTCGATATGAGTGATCTAGAGTCGGACGGGATCGTCATGTTCCAGCGGCGGTTCTATTGGCTGCTGTACGTGGTACTGTTCGTGCTGCTACCGATCAACGCACCGCTCGAGTACTGGGGCGATACCGTACAGGCGGCCATCTTTGTCGCGTTCTCGTTGCGCTACCTGATCGTGCTTAATGTGTCGTGGCTCATCAATTCCGCACACTTTGTCTGGGGTCTGGACAAAAGCCACAAGCAGTCCGACTCGAACATGGTGTTTTTGGTGACGAAGAGCTACTGGCCACAGTACCACTATCTGCTACCCTTCGACTATCAGAGTGGCGAGTTTGGCAACTACG GTTCCGGTTGTACTACCGCATTTATTCGCATCTGTGCCGCCACCgggcaagcgacgaacctgcaAACCATGACGACCGAAGCGGTGAAGCGCGGTCTTACGATGGCCGTGGACAGTGGTAAACCGATCGTCGAATGTCTGAAGCAGGCCGGTGCCGAGGATATGTGCAATCTGCAACGCGAACATTATCTGCAAAATGAACGACTTCACTAG
- the LOC118506816 gene encoding small glutamine-rich tetratricopeptide repeat-containing protein beta-like produces MSDGAISLDAKFFVRSFIRFLSKQVDQPNFNEDSRESIEVAIQCLENVYELNEGDESATAAAGTGGETSVKKEDDPRNRVDLYELYRSTYVEVSPERKQEAEALKNEGNRLMKEEKYQEALNTYTKAINIDATNPVFYCNRAAAYSRLGDYVRAAEDCRVALWHDPVYSKAWGRLGLAYSKMNEHKQAVTAYQNAIRLEPENQDYKNNLGVSQQFLEERSRNPGAGGAGAGANPLANIDFASVINNPDMVQMATRMMGDPAIHNILGQLGGMNNMDALLETGRRLAMQMSSENPELFNNVARQMEQAGINLPRNNPPNPDGDQPPQPPSAP; encoded by the exons ATGAGTGACGGTGCTATTAGCCTGGACGCGAAGTTTTTTGTCCGCTCGTTCATCCGCTTCCTCTCGAAGCAAGTTGACCAGCCCAACTTCAACGAAGACTCCCGGGAAAGCATCGAGGTAGCGATACAGTGCCTGGAAAACGTGTACGAACTGAACGAGGGGGATGAATCAGCGACCGCTGCCGCCGGCACTGGAGGAGAAACCAGCGTCAAAAAAGAGGACGACCCACGGAACCGTGTCGATCTGTACGAACTGTATCGCAGCACGTACGTCGAGGTGTCGCCGGAACGGAAACAGGAGGCGGAAGCGCTAAAGAACGAGGGTAACCGATTGATGAAGGAGGAAAAGTATCAGGAAGCCCTTAACACGTACACAAA GGCCATTAATATAGATGCAACTAATCCGGTGTTTTATTGCAACCGAGCCGCTGCGTACAGCCGACTTGGTGATTACGTGCGCGCAGCGGAAGACTGCCGGGTGGCGCTCTGGCACGATCCTGTGTACAGCAAAGCGTGGGGCCGGCTTGGTTTAGCTTACTCGAAGATGAACGAACACAAGCAGGCCGTCACTGCGTACCAAAATGCGATTCGCCTTGAGCCCGAGAACCAGGACTACAAGAATAATTTGGGCGTTTCGCAACAGTTCCTCGAGGAACGCTCGCGCAATCCCGGCGCTGGTGGAGCAGGTGCTGGAGCTAACCCCTTGGCCAACATTGACTTTGCCTCGGTGATCAACAATCCCGATATGGTGCAGATGGCAACCCGTATGATGGGTGATCCAGCAATTCACAACAT ATTGGGCCAGCTGGGTGGAATGAACAACATGGATGCACTGTTAGAGACTGGGCGACGTTTGGCAATGCAGATGAGCAGTGAAAATCCGGAACTGTTCAACAACGTCGCACGTCAGATGGAGCAGGCCGGCATCAACTTGCCGCGCAACAATCCGCCCAATCCTGATGGTGATCAACCACCACAGCCACCGTCTGCCCCGTAA
- the LOC118506817 gene encoding valacyclovir hydrolase: protein MLRLLASAAVAAHSELALNTIIKTTSRSCFPPLLVGFPARSMCSAAPGAKERRMQIGSHSVHFVEAGHGDRGVILLPGALGTAWTDFKPQIEGLPALLPHHRVIAWDPPGYGKSRPPEKEFTVDFFERDAAAASELMQKLGIQRYSIVGWSDGGITGLVMAANKPDQVDKLIVWGSNSYISDTEVKIYEDIRDVRKWSARMREPMEQVYGVDHFPKLWSAWVDGLLRIYHERKGDICSGKLKHIKAPTLVVHGAKDPMIIPDHVPYLLNNISNTDLHVFPDGKHNIHLRYAKEFNTIVAKFLLS, encoded by the exons ATGTTGCGTTTGTTAGCGTCCGCCGCCGTTGCTGCGCATAGCGAATTGGCACTTAACACCATCATCAAAACAACATCACGGTCCTGCTTTCCCCCGTTGTTGGTAGGTTTTCCAGCACGTTCGATGTGCAGCGCCGCTCCGGGTGCGAAGGAACGCCGAATGCAAATCGGATCGCATTCCGTGCACTTTGTCGAGGCAGGCCATGGAGACCGCGGCGTCATATTGTTACCCGGTGCGCTCGGTACCGCTTGGACGGATTTCAAACCCCAAATTGAAGGTTTACCAGCGTTGCTTCCACACCACCGAGTGATTGCCTGGGATCCGCCCGGATACGGTAAATCGCGGCCGCCGGAGAAGGAATTCACAGTGGACTTTTTCGAGCGGGACGCAGCAGCTGCCAGTGAGCTGATGCAGAAATTAGGTATCCAAAGATACAGCATCGTTGGCTGGAGCGATGGTGGCATTACCGGGCTGGTGATGGCCGCCAATAAGCCGGACCAGGTAGACAAGCTGATCGTTTGGGGATCAAACTCCTACATATCGGATACGGAAGTCAAAATTTACGAAG ATATTCGTGACGTTCGGAAATGGTCAGCAAGAATGCGGGAACCAATGGAGCAAGTGTACGGTGTAGATCACTTTCCCAAGCTGTGGTCGGCCTGGGTGGATGGATTGTTGCGTATTTATCATGAGCGCAAAGGTGACATCTGCTCCGGGAAGCTGAAGCATATTAAAGCTCCAACGCTGGTCGTCCACGGAGCAAAGGATCCGATGATCATTCCGGATCATGTGCCTTACCTGCTGAATAACATCAGCAATACTGA TCTGCATGTGTTTCCCGACGGCAAGCACAACATACACCTTCGCTATGCAAAGGAATTTAATACCATAGTGGCCAAGTTTCTACTGAGTTAG